One window of Acidobacteriota bacterium genomic DNA carries:
- a CDS encoding alpha/beta hydrolase — protein MLPAPKIPRPHALPPLLAALLLPALLLLGACSPEKPAEEEAAALEPVEIHDTVTVGGTATAPDGVEIAYSSRGTSSPALVFLHCWSCDRSFWRHQVEPFSRDHQVVTIDLGGHGESGRDRQNWSLESLGQDAVAVIESLGLERLIVVGHSMGAPVALEVAQSLPDRVQGVVVVDSLQNVEQEHDAEQWKALLAGYRQDFPGTCGQMVGAMFHEGTDGALVNEITQSMCDAPPAIAIALLDAFPAYDMADELSQVQVPVRALNGDLFPTAVETNRRHAADYDASILTGSGHFPLLEKPEEFNRELEVAVAGILANEKAADRPATTGGEAG, from the coding sequence ATGCTCCCCGCTCCCAAGATTCCCAGGCCCCATGCCCTGCCCCCGCTCCTGGCAGCCCTTCTCCTCCCCGCGCTCCTACTGCTCGGCGCCTGTAGCCCCGAGAAGCCCGCGGAAGAAGAAGCCGCTGCCCTCGAGCCGGTGGAGATCCACGATACCGTCACCGTCGGCGGCACCGCCACCGCTCCCGACGGCGTGGAGATCGCCTACTCCTCCCGCGGCACCTCCAGCCCGGCCCTGGTCTTCCTCCATTGCTGGTCCTGCGACCGCTCCTTCTGGCGCCACCAGGTGGAGCCCTTCAGCCGGGATCACCAGGTGGTGACCATCGACCTCGGCGGCCACGGCGAATCCGGCCGGGATCGCCAGAATTGGAGCCTGGAGAGCCTGGGGCAGGACGCGGTGGCAGTGATCGAATCCCTGGGGCTGGAGCGGCTGATCGTGGTCGGTCACTCCATGGGTGCACCGGTGGCCCTCGAGGTGGCCCAAAGCCTGCCGGATCGCGTACAGGGAGTGGTGGTCGTGGACAGCCTGCAGAACGTCGAGCAGGAGCATGATGCGGAACAGTGGAAGGCCCTTCTCGCCGGCTACCGCCAGGACTTCCCCGGCACCTGCGGCCAGATGGTGGGAGCCATGTTCCACGAAGGCACCGACGGCGCCCTGGTGAACGAGATCACCCAGAGCATGTGTGACGCTCCGCCGGCCATCGCCATCGCCCTCCTCGATGCCTTCCCGGCCTACGACATGGCGGATGAGCTGAGCCAGGTGCAGGTGCCGGTGCGCGCCCTCAACGGTGACCTCTTCCCCACCGCCGTGGAAACCAACCGCCGCCACGCCGCCGACTACGACGCCTCCATCCTCACCGGCAGCGGCCACTTCCCGCTGTTGGAGAAGCCCGAGGAGTTCAATCGAGAGCTGGAGGTAGCGGTGGCGGGCATTCTCGCCAACGAGAAGGCTGCCGACCGACCGGCCACCACCGGCGGCGAGGCTGGCTGA
- a CDS encoding M48 family metalloprotease: MEQATTARTRAAAASGVLALVLLLGGCSGNGVNSGDFNVLSVPEEWSLGRGLADELRKELQPVRDYSAQAYLDRTGRLLADTSELAEEVWEFHLLQEPTVQAFDIPGGHVYLSTGALSSTRDASELAAVLAHSIAHGLARHTTEKLSRAYGVTVLGDLAMKQKRETYRDILLQLSAGGSLSGHTLAEEREADRLAVQLLARTGFHPQGLVHWLERLEDLRQRDPGAVRDLVAAHPLSPERIEEVRQQVAALPVQGGWVRDEAGYRRTRQRLVGKVGGEPGGG; encoded by the coding sequence ATGGAGCAGGCAACCACAGCGAGGACCCGAGCCGCCGCGGCGAGCGGTGTGCTGGCGCTGGTGTTGCTGTTGGGAGGCTGCTCCGGCAATGGGGTCAACAGCGGTGACTTCAATGTTCTGTCGGTGCCGGAGGAGTGGAGCCTGGGGCGGGGTCTGGCGGATGAATTGCGGAAGGAGTTGCAGCCGGTGCGGGACTATTCCGCCCAGGCTTATCTCGACCGCACCGGCCGCCTGCTGGCGGATACCAGCGAGCTGGCGGAGGAGGTGTGGGAGTTCCACCTGCTCCAAGAGCCCACGGTGCAGGCTTTCGACATTCCCGGGGGCCACGTCTATTTGAGCACCGGAGCCCTGAGCTCCACCCGCGACGCCTCGGAGCTGGCCGCCGTGCTGGCCCACAGCATCGCCCACGGCCTGGCCCGCCACACCACCGAAAAGCTCTCCCGCGCATACGGGGTGACGGTGCTCGGGGATCTGGCGATGAAACAGAAGCGGGAAACCTATCGCGACATCCTGCTTCAGCTCTCCGCGGGGGGCTCGTTGAGCGGTCACACCCTTGCCGAGGAGCGGGAGGCGGACCGGCTGGCGGTCCAGCTCTTGGCAAGAACGGGGTTCCACCCGCAAGGCCTAGTGCATTGGCTCGAGCGGCTGGAGGATCTACGGCAACGGGATCCCGGCGCCGTGCGCGACCTCGTCGCCGCCCACCCTCTGAGCCCGGAACGCATCGAAGAAGTCCGCCAGCAGGTCGCCGCTCTGCCGGTGCAGGGCGGCTGGGTGCGCGACGAAGCGGGCTACCGCCGGACCCGGCAGCGGCTGGTAGGGAAGGTGGGCGGAGAGCCTGGAGGAGGCTGA